A stretch of Physeter macrocephalus isolate SW-GA chromosome 8, ASM283717v5, whole genome shotgun sequence DNA encodes these proteins:
- the LOC102986313 gene encoding LOW QUALITY PROTEIN: protocadherin alpha-1-like (The sequence of the model RefSeq protein was modified relative to this genomic sequence to represent the inferred CDS: inserted 4 bases in 3 codons; substituted 2 bases at 2 genomic stop codons) has translation MLFSRRGGXGGQCLLLSLLLFAVWGAGSGQIHYSVPEEAKHGTFVGCIAQDLGLELAELVPYLFWVASKSRRDFLEVNLQNGILFVNYWIDREELCEQNTKYSIHLEVIVDRPLQVLHVEVEVKDVNDNPQVFRVREQRLFIPESRLLDSRFPIEGAADADIGTNAFLTFTLSSSDYFSLDVQASDELSKSLSPELRKSVDREDXPELRLLLTATDGGKPELEGTVQLLVMVLKVNDNAQWFAQAVYRVHLLDTTNVPATGTLMTTLNASDADKSVNGEIXLSFGNDVSLNINKQTKKQKQKFKIDSSSGEIRLIGRLDYEEMKSYEIQVKTVDKGGPPMSNHCKLLVKVLDVNDNAPEMAVTSXSLPVREESPLSTVIAFISFSDRDSGVNGXVTCTLTPHVPFKLVSTFKNYYSLLLDSALDRESMANYGVVVTARDGASPSLSATASVSVEVADVNDNAPAFAQPEYTVLVKESNPPGCHIFTVSARDADAQENALVSYSLVERRVGERALSSYVSVHAESGKVYALQPLDHEELELLQFQVSARDAGVPPLGSNVTLQVFVLDENDNAPALLPPRSGGGAGALSQLVARSVGVGHVVAKVRAVDADSGYNAWLSYELQPAAGGARSPFRVGLYTGEISTTRALDEADAPRQRLLVLVKDHGEPALTATATVLLSLEDSGQAPKASSRASTGAAGAEAALVDVNVYLIIAICAVSSLLVLTLLLYTALRCSAPPSEGACGPGKPTLVCSSAVGSWSYSQQRRQRVCSGEGPPKTDLMAFSPCLPPGPISGNREEQTDVKVDLPAKIMIAKNWNEN, from the exons ATGCTGTTTTCAAGGAGAGGTGGCTAGGGAGGCCAGTGCCTGCTGCTCTCACTTCTGCTCTTCGCAGTCTGGGGGGCTGGCAGCGGCCAGATCCACTACTCGGTCCCTGAAGAGGCCAAACACGGCACCTTTGTGGGCTGCATCGCTCAGGACCTGGGGCTGGAGCTGGCCGAGTTGGTGCCATACCTGTTCTGGGTGGCGTCCAAAAGCCGCAGGGACTTTCTGGAGGTAAATCTGCAGAACGGCATTTTGTTTGTGAATTATTGGATTGACCGGGAGGAGCTATGCGAACAGAACACGAAATATAGTATCCACCTGGAGGTGATCGTGGACAGGCCGCTGCAGGTGTTGCAtgtggaggtggaggtgaaggACGTTAATGATAATCCACAGGTCTTTAGAGTTAGAGAACAAAGGCTATTTATTCCTGAATCTAGGCTGCTGGATTCACGTTTCCCGATAGAGGGCGCTGCTGATGCAGACATTGGTACCAACGCTTTTCTAACATTCACTCTCAGCTCCAGTGATTATTTCTCTTTGGATGTACAGGCAAGTGATGAACTGAGTAAGTCACTTTCGCCTGAATTGAGGAAGTCTGTGGATAGAGAAG ACCCAGAACTTCGTTTATTATTGACAGCCACTGATGGGGGCAAACCAGAACTAGAAGGTACAGTTCAGCTGCTGGTCATGGTGCTCAAAGTTAATGATAACGCCCAATGGTTTGCCCAGGCTGTGTACAGAGTACACTTATTAGATACTACTAATGTTCCAGCAACTGGAACATTAATGACCACATTAAACGCCTCTGACGCTGACAAAAGTGTAAATGGCGAAA GTCTTTCCTTTGGCAATGATGTTTCTCttaacataaacaaacaaacaaaaaaacaaaaacaaaaattcaaaattgattCCAGCTCAGGGGAAATTAGGCTAATTGGTAGACTGGATTATGAAGAAATGAAATCCTACGAAATTCAGGTAAAAACAGTTGATAAAGGAGGTCCCCCAATGTCAAATCACTGCAAGCTTTTAGTGAAAGTTCTGGATGTAAATGATAATGCTCCGGAAATGGCGGTCACATC GTCTTTGCCTGTAAGAGAGGAGTCTCCACTCAGCACCGTCATCGCcttcatctccttctctgaccgTGACTCTGGTGTCAATGGGTAGGTGACCTGCACCCTGACGCCCCATGTCCCCTTCAAGCTGGTGTCCACCTTCAAGAATTACTATTCGTTGCTGCTGGACAGCGCCCTGGATCGCGAGAGTATGGCGAACTATGGGGTGGTGGTGACCGCGAGGGACGGGGCCTCGCCTTCTTTGTCGGCCACAGCCAGCGTGTCCGTGGAGGTGGCCGACGTGAATGACAACGCGCCCGCGTTCGCACAGCCCGAGTACACGGTGTTGGTGAAGGAGAGCAACCCACCCGGCTGCCACATCTTCACGGTGTCGGCGCGGGACGCGGACGCGCAGGAGAACGCGCTGGTGTCCTACTCGCTGGTGGAGCGGCGGGTGGGCGAGCGAGCGCTGTCGAGCTACGTGTCGGTGCACGCGGAGAGCGGCAAGGTGTACGCGCTGCAGCCGCTGGACCACGAggagctggagctgctgcagTTCCAGGTGAGCGCGCGCGACGCGGGCGTGCCGCCTCTGGGCAGCAACGTGACGCTGCAGGTGTTCGTGCTGGACGAGAACGACAACGCGCCCGCACTGCTGCCGCCCAGGtcgggcggcggggcgggcgcgcTGAGCCAGCTGGTGGCGCGGTCGGTGGGCGTGGGCCACGTGGTGGCGAAGGTGCGCGCGGTGGACGCGGACTCGGGCTACAACGCGTGGCTGTCGTACGAGCTGCAGCCGGCGGCGGGTGGCGCGCGCAGCCCGTTCCGCGTGGGGCTGTACACGGGCGAGATCAGCACGACGCGCGCCCTGGACGAGGCGGACGCGCCGCGCCAGCGCCTGCTGGTGCTGGTGAAGGACCACGGCGAGCCGGCGCTGACGGCCACGGCCACCGTGCTGCTGTCGCTGGAGGACAGCGGCCAGGCGCCCAAGGCCTCTTCGCGGGCGTCGACGGGCGCCGCTGGCGCGGAGGCCGCTCTGGTGGATGTGAACGTGTACCTGATCATCGCCATCTGCGCGGTGTCCAGCCTGTTGGTGCTCACGCTGCTGCTGTACACGGCGCTGCGGTGCTCGGCGCCGCCCAGCGAGGGCGCGTGCGGGCCCGGGAAGCCCACGCTGGTGTGCTCCAGCGCGGTGGGGAGCTGGTCTTACTCGCAGCAGAGGCGGCAGAGGGTGTGCTCTGGGGAGGGGCCACCCAAGACAGACCTCATGGCCTTCAGCCCCTGTCTTCCACCCGGCCCCATTAGTGGGAATAGAGAAGAGCAGACGGATGTGAAGGTTGATCTTCCTGCTAAG ATCATGATTGCCAAGAACTGGAATGAAAACTAA
- the LOC102986596 gene encoding protocadherin alpha-4, with protein sequence MRTKHCGLEMEFSWGIGQEYRRLLLSLLFLATWEAGSGQVHYSVPEEAKHGTFVGRIAQDLGLELAELVPRLFRVASKGRGDLLEVNLQNGILFVNSRIDREELCGRSAECSIHLEVIVDRPLQVFHVEVEVKDINDNPPVFPGTQKNLFMAESRPLDSRFPLEGASDADIGANALLTYTLSPSEYFSLEKPSYEERVKRLGLVLRKPLDREEAPEIFLVLTASDGGKPELTGTVQLLVKVLDANDNAPAFDRTLYEVKLLENVPNGTLVIKLNASDLDEGLNGNITYSFSTDILPNVKSKFYIDPITGEIMVKGYIDFEESKSYEILVEGIDKGQPPLSGHCTVMVEVGDTNDNVPVMEFKSLSLPIREDAPLGTVIALISVSDLDSSVNGQVTCTLSPSVPFRLVSTFKNYYSLVLDSALDRESVANYEVGVTARDGGSPSLSATASVSVEVADVNDNAPAFAQPEYTVLVKENNPPGCHIFTVSARDADAQENALVSYSLVERRVGERALSSYVSVHAESGKVYALQPLDHEELELLQFQVSARDAGVPPLGSNVTLQVFVLDENDNAPALLPPGPGGGAGALSQLVARSVGAGHVVAKVRAVDADSGYNAWLSYELQPAAGGARSPFRVGLYTGEISTTRALDEADAPRQRLLVLVKDHGEPALTATATLLLSLEDSGQAPKASSRASTGAAGAEAALVDVNVYLIIAICAVSSLLVLTLLLYTALRCSAPPSEGACGPGKPTLVCSSAVGSWSYSQQRRQRVCSGEGPPKADLMAFSPSVPDSGDREDQQPATEDSLSKVSV encoded by the coding sequence ATGAGAACAAAGCACTGCGGGCTTGAGATGGAGTTTTCCTGGGGAATCGGCCAGGAATACCGGCGTTTGCTGCTCTCACTTCTGTTTCTTGCAACCTGGGAGGCCGGGAGCGGCCAGGTCCACTACTCCGTCCCGGAGGAAGCCAAACACGGCACCTTCGTGGGCCGCATCGCCCAGGACCTGGGGCTGGAGCTGGCGGAGCTGGTGCCGCGCCTGTTCCGGGTGGCGTCCAAAGGCCGCGGGGACCTTCTGGAGGTAAATCTACAGAATGGCATTTTGTTTGTGAATTCTCGGATCGACCGGGAGGAGCTGTGCGGGCGGAGCGCGGAGTGCAGCATTCACCTGGAGGTGATCGTGGACCGGCCGCTGCAGGTGTTCCAtgtggaggtggaggtgaaggACATTAATGACAACCCGCCTGTGTTCCCGGGAACACAAAAGAATCTGTTTATGGCTGAATCCAGGCCGCTTGACTCTCGGTTTCCACTAGAGGGCGCCTCCGATGCAGACATTGGGGCCAACGCTCTGCTGACTTACACACTGAGCCCCAGTGAGTATTTCTCGCTGGAAAAACCATCCTATGAAGAGCGAGTAAAACGTCTTGGGTTAGTATTAAGGAAACCTTTAGACAGAGAAGAAGCCCCGGAGATTTTTTTAGTGCTTACCGCCTCTGATGGCGGCAAACCTGAGCTGACTGGCACCGTTCAGTTACTCGTCAAAGTGCTGGACGCCAACGACAACGCCCCAGCTTtcgacagaacactctatgaagTGAAATTATTGGAAAATGTTCCTAATGGAACGTTGGTAATTAAACTTAACGCCTCAGATTTAGACGAAGGCTTGAATGGGAATATTACATATTCATTCTCAACTGATATTTTACCAAATGTGAAATCCAAGTTCTACATAGATCCAATTACTGGAGAAATTATGGTAAAGGGATATATCGATTTTGAAGAAAGCAAATCCTATGAAATTCTTGTAGAGGGCATTGATAAGGGGCAGCCCCCACTCTCTGGCCATTGTACAGTTATGGTGGAAGTTGGCGACACCAACGATAATGTCCCAGTAATGGAATTCAAGTCCTTGTCCCTCCCAATTAGGGAAGACGCTCCATTGGGCACCGTCATCGCCTTGATAAGTGTGTCCGACCTCGACTCCAGTGTCAATGGGCAAGTGACTTGCACCCTGTCGCCCAGCGTTCCCTTCAGGCTGGTGTCCACCTTCAAGAATTACTATTCATTGGTTCTGGACAGCGCCTTGGATCGCGAGAGTGTGGCGAACTATGAGGTGGGGGTGACCGCGAGGGACGGGGGCTCGCCTTCCCTGTCGGCCACAGCCAGCGTGTCCGTGGAGGTGGCCGACGTGAACGACAACGCGCCCGCGTTCGCGCAGCCCGAGTACACGGTGTTGGTGAAGGAGAACAACCCGCCCGGCTGCCACATCTTCACGGTGTCGGCGCGGGACGCGGACGCGCAGGAGAACGCGCTGGTGTCCTACTCGCTGGTGGAGCGGCGGGTGGGCGAGCGAGCGCTGTCGAGCTACGTGTCGGTGCACGCGGAGAGCGGCAAGGTGTACGCGCTGCAGCCGCTGGACCACGAggagctggagctgctgcagTTCCAGGTGAGCGCGCGCGACGCGGGCGTGCCGCCTCTGGGCAGCAACGTCACGCTGCAGGTGTTCGTGCTGGACGAGAACGACAACGCGCCCGCGCTGCTGCCGCCCGggccgggcggcggggcgggcgcgcTGAGCCAGCTGGTGGCGCGGTCGGTGGGCGCGGGCCACGTGGTGGCGAAGGTGCGCGCGGTGGACGCGGACTCGGGCTACAACGCGTGGCTGTCGTACGAGCTGCAGCCGGCGGCGGGTGGCGCGCGCAGCCCGTTCCGCGTGGGGCTGTACACGGGCGAGATCAGCACGACGCGCGCCCTGGACGAGGCGGACGCGCCGCGCCAGCGCCTACTGGTGCTGGTGAAGGACCACGGCGAGCCGGCGCTGACGGCCACGGCCACCTTGCTGCTGTCGCTGGAGGACAGCGGCCAGGCGCCCAAGGCCTCTTCGCGGGCGTCGACGGGCGCCGCTGGCGCGGAGGCCGCTCTGGTGGATGTGAACGTGTACCTGATCATCGCCATCTGCGCGGTGTCCAGCCTGTTGGTGCTCACGCTGCTGCTGTACACGGCGCTGCGGTGCTCGGCGCCGCCCAGCGAGGGCGCGTGCGGGCCCGGGAAGCCCACGCTGGTGTGCTCCAGCGCGGTGGGGAGCTGGTCTTACTCGCAGCAGAGGCGGCAGAGGGTGTGCTCTGGGGAGGGGCCGCCCAAGGCAGACCTCATGGCCTTCAGCCCCAGTGTACCTGactctggggacagagaggaTCAGCAGCCAGCAACTGAGGATTCTCTTTCAAAGGTTAGTGTATAA